AAACCAAAATACTGTTAAAAATAACATTAAACCAATTGAAATATAGAAATCATACTGGTAATGTTCCATTATATCTGAACAAATAACACCAATTAAAGAGTATGTAAATATTACACAAGCTTCAGAAACACCGCATCTACACATCTCAAAGAAATGATTCTAGGAGGTTCAGTAGAACCATGAATTGTTTCTTCAGTTATTTTTGAAGAATATCCTGATTCAAAAAGCAATAGTGCAACTAAAACAACTAAATATATGATAGCTAAAATAGTATTTGAAGTAGTAGCTTCCTCTACCACTGCAAGAAATGTAAAAAATACCCCCATAGCAAGAATAGCAAATTTATCCGAAATTGAATAACGAATTGCGTCCTTTACATTCAAATAAAATAATTTAGTATGTTCAATCATTACATTACCTTTTATATTTTAAGTAATAAAAAGCATTGCATTAAATGAATATTTAAATAAAGTATTTTTCCAGATTTTTTAGTTGATTATTAAATTCATTTACTTCTTTTGATTGAATTTCACTACCTAAATCATCCATATAACTGCGATACATGCAAATAACAAGTAATACCACAACAAATATTCCTCCAAACAGTAAAATAAACTCAGCAGAGGTTTGTGCTTTTTCATCCATTAAAATCCCCCCATAAGTAATGATACACCAAAATTAGAAATAACATAAAATATTCCGAATGCTGCTGCCACAAGAGGTAGTGAAAACTTAATTCCAGGTTTTATTTCACCATACATTATAATACTAATAATAAAACCAATCAAAAGAGAATGAATCATTAAATAAAGCTCTCCTGCAAGAGGAGCTGTAAGAATAATCTCTGTTTGCATCCCATAGGTTTGCATAAACTCAGAATATACACTAACCATTCCCATAGCAAATGGTGTTGCTACAATAGCTGAAATTAGTAAAAACATAACAGACATCATAACTGCAGATTTTCGCTCACGTTTAAGAGCTATTAAATCCCTCAAATCATTGGAAACATCAAATAATACTGTTGATATACTTGATCCACTTTTTCTTCCATCAAGTATAATTCCAAATATCCTCTCCAGTTCTTTTGATTTTAACCGGACACTCATTGCCCTCCATGCTTCATCAAAATTACGCCCCATTCGAATTTCAATTATTGCACGCCTTATCTCATCATATAACGGGCCTTTAGAGTAATGAGACATATCTTCCATTGCATTTTCAAAGCT
This Methanobacteriaceae archaeon DNA region includes the following protein-coding sequences:
- a CDS encoding class III signal peptide-containing protein — its product is MDEKAQTSAEFILLFGGIFVVVLLVICMYRSYMDDLGSEIQSKEVNEFNNQLKNLEKYFI
- a CDS encoding type II secretion system F family protein, with the protein product MQEKRVQEIERSAPDFLRQLSSMLQVGLSFENAMEDMSHYSKGPLYDEIRRAIIEIRMGRNFDEAWRAMSVRLKSKELERIFGIILDGRKSGSSISTVLFDVSNDLRDLIALKRERKSAVMMSVMFLLISAIVATPFAMGMVSVYSEFMQTYGMQTEIILTAPLAGELYLMIHSLLIGFIISIIMYGEIKPGIKFSLPLVAAAFGIFYVISNFGVSLLMGGF